Proteins encoded within one genomic window of Hermetia illucens chromosome 2, iHerIll2.2.curated.20191125, whole genome shotgun sequence:
- the LOC119650309 gene encoding facilitated trehalose transporter Tret1 isoform X2 yields MSENVINENEESSSLLSAAADQTGYGSQVSDPETGRAMGSEARKLPQYIAALSATGGALAAGILLGWTSPAGPRLTTDKEYDFEITSEQFSWVGAAMTLGAACVCIPIGFMIDWLGRWLTMLLLVLPFTLGWALLIWAQNVEMMYVARFILGVSGGAFCVTAPMYTGEIADKNIRGTLGSFFQLMVTVGILFIYAIGYGLNVFQMSIISGIVPLVFGVIFFFMPESPVYLVSKGRTEKAIKSIQWLRGKDYDYNSELAELQAEQDRNQANKVSLASALSRKSTIRALFISLGLMFFQQLSGINAVIFYTTDIFRNANTGIDESLSTIVVGLMQVIATLVSVMVVDRLGRRILLLASGAIMAVCTILMGVYFFLQKRNVNDVDNLGWLPILSLCLFIIMFSLGFGPVPWLMMGELFATDVKGVAGPIAGTTNWVLAFIVTKTFNNLLDGIGTAQTFWLFSGITIIGTIFVFFAVPETKGKSLGEIQKLLGEKDERTEEAKL; encoded by the exons ATGAGTGAGAACGTGATTAATGAAAATGAGGAGAGTTCAAGCCTGCTGTCGGCCGCAGCCGATCAGACCGGCTATGGATCCCAAGTTTCG GATCCTGAGACCGGCCGAGCCATGGGATCAGAAGCTAGAAAATTACCACAATATATAGCCGCACTTTCTGCCACCGGCGGTGCTTTAGCCGCTGGTATCCTTTTGGGTTGGACATCACCAGCAGGACCCCGCTTAACCACTGACAAGGAATATGACTTCGAAATTACCTCCGAACAATTCTCATGGGTTGGAGCAGCCATGACTTTGGGTGCTGCTTGTGTTTGCATCCCGATTGGTTTCATGATCGATTGGCTTGGACGTTGGCTTACTATGTTGCTCCTTGTCCTTCCATTTACGCTAGGCTGGGCCCTACTCATTTGGGCTCAAAATGTTGAAATGATGTATGTAGCCCGTTTCATTTTGGGTGTCTCGGGTGGTGCGTTTTGTGTTACGGCGCCAATGTACACTGGAGAAATTGCCGATAAGAATATTCGAGGAACATTAGGAAGCTTCTTCCAGTTGATGGTGACTGTCGGTATTCTCTTCATTTATGCTATTGGATATGGCTTGAATGTGTTCCAAATGAGCATAATCTCAGGAATTGTGCCTCTTGTATTTGGAGTGATTTTCTTCTTCATGCCTGAATCACCTGTTTATTTG GTGAGCAAAGGCCGAACCGAAAAAGCCATCAAATCTATCCAATGGCTGCGAGGAAAGGATTATGACTACAACAGTGAACTCGCTGAATTGCAAGCAGAACAAGACAGGAATCAAGCAAACAAAGTCTCACTTGCAAGTGCATTGTCTCGTAAGTCCACCATTCGGGCCCTTTTCATCAGTTTGGGACTCATGTTCTTCCAACAGTTGAGCGGAATTAACGCAGTTATTTTCTACACCACTGACATTTTCAGG aACGCAAATACTGGTATTGATGAATCCCTCTCAACAATCGTTGTCGGATTGATGCAAGTTATTGCCACATTGGTCTCAGTAATGGTCGTTGACAGACTAGGCCGTCGTATTCTCCTTCTGGCCTCTGGAGCCATCATGGCTGTCTGTACAATTCTGATGGGTGTTTACTTCTTCTTGCAAAAAAGGAACGTAAACGATGTAGACAACTTGGGCTGGCTCCCAATTCTGTCACTCTGTCTCTTCATCATCATGTTCTCCCTTGGATTCGGACCGGTCCCATGGCTCATGATGGGAGAATTGTTCGCAACAGATGTCAAAGGTGTCGCAGGACCAATTGCTGGAACAACGAACTGGGTCTTGGCTTTCATTGTAACGAAAACCTTCAACAATTTACTGGATGGCATTGGTACTGCACAAACATTCTGGCTCTTCTCTGGAATAACAATCATTGGAACGATATTCGTATTCTTCGCCGTACCTGAAACCAAAGGTAAATCACTAGGAGAGATTCAGAAGCTCCTTGGAGAGAAAGACGAAAGGACTGAAGAAGCAAAATTGTAA
- the LOC119650309 gene encoding facilitated trehalose transporter Tret1 isoform X3 yields MPNMDSSRKQPNIKFEPCPSHDPETGRAMGSEARKLPQYIAALSATGGALAAGILLGWTSPAGPRLTTDKEYDFEITSEQFSWVGAAMTLGAACVCIPIGFMIDWLGRWLTMLLLVLPFTLGWALLIWAQNVEMMYVARFILGVSGGAFCVTAPMYTGEIADKNIRGTLGSFFQLMVTVGILFIYAIGYGLNVFQMSIISGIVPLVFGVIFFFMPESPVYLVSKGRTEKAIKSIQWLRGKDYDYNSELAELQAEQDRNQANKVSLASALSRKSTIRALFISLGLMFFQQLSGINAVIFYTTDIFRNANTGIDESLSTIVVGLMQVIATLVSVMVVDRLGRRILLLASGAIMAVCTILMGVYFFLQKRNVNDVDNLGWLPILSLCLFIIMFSLGFGPVPWLMMGELFATDVKGVAGPIAGTTNWVLAFIVTKTFNNLLDGIGTAQTFWLFSGITIIGTIFVFFAVPETKGKSLGEIQKLLGEKDERTEEAKL; encoded by the exons GATCCTGAGACCGGCCGAGCCATGGGATCAGAAGCTAGAAAATTACCACAATATATAGCCGCACTTTCTGCCACCGGCGGTGCTTTAGCCGCTGGTATCCTTTTGGGTTGGACATCACCAGCAGGACCCCGCTTAACCACTGACAAGGAATATGACTTCGAAATTACCTCCGAACAATTCTCATGGGTTGGAGCAGCCATGACTTTGGGTGCTGCTTGTGTTTGCATCCCGATTGGTTTCATGATCGATTGGCTTGGACGTTGGCTTACTATGTTGCTCCTTGTCCTTCCATTTACGCTAGGCTGGGCCCTACTCATTTGGGCTCAAAATGTTGAAATGATGTATGTAGCCCGTTTCATTTTGGGTGTCTCGGGTGGTGCGTTTTGTGTTACGGCGCCAATGTACACTGGAGAAATTGCCGATAAGAATATTCGAGGAACATTAGGAAGCTTCTTCCAGTTGATGGTGACTGTCGGTATTCTCTTCATTTATGCTATTGGATATGGCTTGAATGTGTTCCAAATGAGCATAATCTCAGGAATTGTGCCTCTTGTATTTGGAGTGATTTTCTTCTTCATGCCTGAATCACCTGTTTATTTG GTGAGCAAAGGCCGAACCGAAAAAGCCATCAAATCTATCCAATGGCTGCGAGGAAAGGATTATGACTACAACAGTGAACTCGCTGAATTGCAAGCAGAACAAGACAGGAATCAAGCAAACAAAGTCTCACTTGCAAGTGCATTGTCTCGTAAGTCCACCATTCGGGCCCTTTTCATCAGTTTGGGACTCATGTTCTTCCAACAGTTGAGCGGAATTAACGCAGTTATTTTCTACACCACTGACATTTTCAGG aACGCAAATACTGGTATTGATGAATCCCTCTCAACAATCGTTGTCGGATTGATGCAAGTTATTGCCACATTGGTCTCAGTAATGGTCGTTGACAGACTAGGCCGTCGTATTCTCCTTCTGGCCTCTGGAGCCATCATGGCTGTCTGTACAATTCTGATGGGTGTTTACTTCTTCTTGCAAAAAAGGAACGTAAACGATGTAGACAACTTGGGCTGGCTCCCAATTCTGTCACTCTGTCTCTTCATCATCATGTTCTCCCTTGGATTCGGACCGGTCCCATGGCTCATGATGGGAGAATTGTTCGCAACAGATGTCAAAGGTGTCGCAGGACCAATTGCTGGAACAACGAACTGGGTCTTGGCTTTCATTGTAACGAAAACCTTCAACAATTTACTGGATGGCATTGGTACTGCACAAACATTCTGGCTCTTCTCTGGAATAACAATCATTGGAACGATATTCGTATTCTTCGCCGTACCTGAAACCAAAGGTAAATCACTAGGAGAGATTCAGAAGCTCCTTGGAGAGAAAGACGAAAGGACTGAAGAAGCAAAATTGTAA
- the LOC119650309 gene encoding facilitated trehalose transporter Tret1 isoform X4, translating to MGSEARKLPQYIAALSATGGALAAGILLGWTSPAGPRLTTDKEYDFEITSEQFSWVGAAMTLGAACVCIPIGFMIDWLGRWLTMLLLVLPFTLGWALLIWAQNVEMMYVARFILGVSGGAFCVTAPMYTGEIADKNIRGTLGSFFQLMVTVGILFIYAIGYGLNVFQMSIISGIVPLVFGVIFFFMPESPVYLVSKGRTEKAIKSIQWLRGKDYDYNSELAELQAEQDRNQANKVSLASALSRKSTIRALFISLGLMFFQQLSGINAVIFYTTDIFRNANTGIDESLSTIVVGLMQVIATLVSVMVVDRLGRRILLLASGAIMAVCTILMGVYFFLQKRNVNDVDNLGWLPILSLCLFIIMFSLGFGPVPWLMMGELFATDVKGVAGPIAGTTNWVLAFIVTKTFNNLLDGIGTAQTFWLFSGITIIGTIFVFFAVPETKGKSLGEIQKLLGEKDERTEEAKL from the exons ATGGGATCAGAAGCTAGAAAATTACCACAATATATAGCCGCACTTTCTGCCACCGGCGGTGCTTTAGCCGCTGGTATCCTTTTGGGTTGGACATCACCAGCAGGACCCCGCTTAACCACTGACAAGGAATATGACTTCGAAATTACCTCCGAACAATTCTCATGGGTTGGAGCAGCCATGACTTTGGGTGCTGCTTGTGTTTGCATCCCGATTGGTTTCATGATCGATTGGCTTGGACGTTGGCTTACTATGTTGCTCCTTGTCCTTCCATTTACGCTAGGCTGGGCCCTACTCATTTGGGCTCAAAATGTTGAAATGATGTATGTAGCCCGTTTCATTTTGGGTGTCTCGGGTGGTGCGTTTTGTGTTACGGCGCCAATGTACACTGGAGAAATTGCCGATAAGAATATTCGAGGAACATTAGGAAGCTTCTTCCAGTTGATGGTGACTGTCGGTATTCTCTTCATTTATGCTATTGGATATGGCTTGAATGTGTTCCAAATGAGCATAATCTCAGGAATTGTGCCTCTTGTATTTGGAGTGATTTTCTTCTTCATGCCTGAATCACCTGTTTATTTG GTGAGCAAAGGCCGAACCGAAAAAGCCATCAAATCTATCCAATGGCTGCGAGGAAAGGATTATGACTACAACAGTGAACTCGCTGAATTGCAAGCAGAACAAGACAGGAATCAAGCAAACAAAGTCTCACTTGCAAGTGCATTGTCTCGTAAGTCCACCATTCGGGCCCTTTTCATCAGTTTGGGACTCATGTTCTTCCAACAGTTGAGCGGAATTAACGCAGTTATTTTCTACACCACTGACATTTTCAGG aACGCAAATACTGGTATTGATGAATCCCTCTCAACAATCGTTGTCGGATTGATGCAAGTTATTGCCACATTGGTCTCAGTAATGGTCGTTGACAGACTAGGCCGTCGTATTCTCCTTCTGGCCTCTGGAGCCATCATGGCTGTCTGTACAATTCTGATGGGTGTTTACTTCTTCTTGCAAAAAAGGAACGTAAACGATGTAGACAACTTGGGCTGGCTCCCAATTCTGTCACTCTGTCTCTTCATCATCATGTTCTCCCTTGGATTCGGACCGGTCCCATGGCTCATGATGGGAGAATTGTTCGCAACAGATGTCAAAGGTGTCGCAGGACCAATTGCTGGAACAACGAACTGGGTCTTGGCTTTCATTGTAACGAAAACCTTCAACAATTTACTGGATGGCATTGGTACTGCACAAACATTCTGGCTCTTCTCTGGAATAACAATCATTGGAACGATATTCGTATTCTTCGCCGTACCTGAAACCAAAGGTAAATCACTAGGAGAGATTCAGAAGCTCCTTGGAGAGAAAGACGAAAGGACTGAAGAAGCAAAATTGTAA
- the LOC119650309 gene encoding facilitated trehalose transporter Tret1-2 homolog isoform X1 has protein sequence MSENVINENEESSSLLSAAADQTGYGSQVSDFGCLAPNLFRRYLICGTENEMKGAGAKTMKHMGDPETGRAMGSEARKLPQYIAALSATGGALAAGILLGWTSPAGPRLTTDKEYDFEITSEQFSWVGAAMTLGAACVCIPIGFMIDWLGRWLTMLLLVLPFTLGWALLIWAQNVEMMYVARFILGVSGGAFCVTAPMYTGEIADKNIRGTLGSFFQLMVTVGILFIYAIGYGLNVFQMSIISGIVPLVFGVIFFFMPESPVYLVSKGRTEKAIKSIQWLRGKDYDYNSELAELQAEQDRNQANKVSLASALSRKSTIRALFISLGLMFFQQLSGINAVIFYTTDIFRNANTGIDESLSTIVVGLMQVIATLVSVMVVDRLGRRILLLASGAIMAVCTILMGVYFFLQKRNVNDVDNLGWLPILSLCLFIIMFSLGFGPVPWLMMGELFATDVKGVAGPIAGTTNWVLAFIVTKTFNNLLDGIGTAQTFWLFSGITIIGTIFVFFAVPETKGKSLGEIQKLLGEKDERTEEAKL, from the exons ATGAGTGAGAACGTGATTAATGAAAATGAGGAGAGTTCAAGCCTGCTGTCGGCCGCAGCCGATCAGACCGGCTATGGATCCCAAGTTTCG GATTTTGGATGTTTGGCACCAAATCTTTTTCGACGATATCTAATTTGCGGTACAGAGAATGAAATGAAGGGAGCAGGTGCTAAAACCATGAAGCATATGGGC GATCCTGAGACCGGCCGAGCCATGGGATCAGAAGCTAGAAAATTACCACAATATATAGCCGCACTTTCTGCCACCGGCGGTGCTTTAGCCGCTGGTATCCTTTTGGGTTGGACATCACCAGCAGGACCCCGCTTAACCACTGACAAGGAATATGACTTCGAAATTACCTCCGAACAATTCTCATGGGTTGGAGCAGCCATGACTTTGGGTGCTGCTTGTGTTTGCATCCCGATTGGTTTCATGATCGATTGGCTTGGACGTTGGCTTACTATGTTGCTCCTTGTCCTTCCATTTACGCTAGGCTGGGCCCTACTCATTTGGGCTCAAAATGTTGAAATGATGTATGTAGCCCGTTTCATTTTGGGTGTCTCGGGTGGTGCGTTTTGTGTTACGGCGCCAATGTACACTGGAGAAATTGCCGATAAGAATATTCGAGGAACATTAGGAAGCTTCTTCCAGTTGATGGTGACTGTCGGTATTCTCTTCATTTATGCTATTGGATATGGCTTGAATGTGTTCCAAATGAGCATAATCTCAGGAATTGTGCCTCTTGTATTTGGAGTGATTTTCTTCTTCATGCCTGAATCACCTGTTTATTTG GTGAGCAAAGGCCGAACCGAAAAAGCCATCAAATCTATCCAATGGCTGCGAGGAAAGGATTATGACTACAACAGTGAACTCGCTGAATTGCAAGCAGAACAAGACAGGAATCAAGCAAACAAAGTCTCACTTGCAAGTGCATTGTCTCGTAAGTCCACCATTCGGGCCCTTTTCATCAGTTTGGGACTCATGTTCTTCCAACAGTTGAGCGGAATTAACGCAGTTATTTTCTACACCACTGACATTTTCAGG aACGCAAATACTGGTATTGATGAATCCCTCTCAACAATCGTTGTCGGATTGATGCAAGTTATTGCCACATTGGTCTCAGTAATGGTCGTTGACAGACTAGGCCGTCGTATTCTCCTTCTGGCCTCTGGAGCCATCATGGCTGTCTGTACAATTCTGATGGGTGTTTACTTCTTCTTGCAAAAAAGGAACGTAAACGATGTAGACAACTTGGGCTGGCTCCCAATTCTGTCACTCTGTCTCTTCATCATCATGTTCTCCCTTGGATTCGGACCGGTCCCATGGCTCATGATGGGAGAATTGTTCGCAACAGATGTCAAAGGTGTCGCAGGACCAATTGCTGGAACAACGAACTGGGTCTTGGCTTTCATTGTAACGAAAACCTTCAACAATTTACTGGATGGCATTGGTACTGCACAAACATTCTGGCTCTTCTCTGGAATAACAATCATTGGAACGATATTCGTATTCTTCGCCGTACCTGAAACCAAAGGTAAATCACTAGGAGAGATTCAGAAGCTCCTTGGAGAGAAAGACGAAAGGACTGAAGAAGCAAAATTGTAA